From the genome of Caldisericota bacterium, one region includes:
- a CDS encoding TOBE domain-containing protein encodes WEIYENPATRFVAAFIGRANMLRGHVAEGALELLGHRVPVPEDLTLPDGELLGAVRPERLRLVDAGSTDVIGTVKEAVYLGAIVRYCVALDDGLELDVEVPSSRAVHQPGEPVGVDWRLEDVHFFNDSAGAS; translated from the coding sequence TGGGAGATCTACGAGAATCCCGCGACTCGCTTCGTTGCCGCCTTCATCGGGCGCGCCAACATGCTCCGCGGCCACGTGGCTGAGGGCGCGCTTGAGCTTCTGGGCCACAGGGTCCCAGTCCCTGAGGATCTGACGCTGCCCGACGGGGAGCTCCTTGGTGCCGTGCGCCCTGAGAGACTGCGCCTGGTCGACGCAGGCAGCACCGATGTCATCGGCACTGTTAAGGAAGCCGTCTACCTGGGCGCCATCGTGCGGTACTGTGTCGCCCTTGACGACGGTCTTGAGCTCGACGTCGAGGTCCCTAGTTCGAGGGCTGTCCATCAGCCGGGCGAGCCGGTGGGAGTGGACTGGCGTCTGGAGGATGTCCACTTCTTCAACGACAGCGCCGGAGCCTCTTGA
- a CDS encoding DUF2202 domain-containing protein, translating to MSDKEIEGILLMREEKKLARDVYQALFDTWSQPVFQNIANSKQAHVDAVKGLIDRYGLDDPVGGNG from the coding sequence CTGAGCGATAAGGAAATAGAGGGTATTCTCCTTATGCGCGAGGAAAAGAAGCTAGCCCGGGACGTTTACCAGGCGCTCTTCGATACGTGGAGCCAGCCGGTCTTCCAGAACATCGCCAACAGCAAACAAGCGCACGTGGACGCCGTCAAGGGACTGATCGATCGCTATGGTCTGGACGATCCTGTAGGCGGAAACGGGTAA